The Gouania willdenowi chromosome 3, fGouWil2.1, whole genome shotgun sequence genome includes a region encoding these proteins:
- the dbx1a gene encoding homeobox protein DBX1-A — MMIPSVIAPPAFYPGLYRPAAAHTLPSALHHTLPSAFHSHSSFLVEDLLRISHPAAFISRTVPSASPATTTNTTVSYGAPAERAMATTTTAFTRDSCSPKTSKDPSFLKFGVSAILAPSPKTASSPPSLHSLHSKTFPVPCFDTTFHPFFRTPYFPASSSVVPVPGTFSWPLAARGKPRRGMLRRAVFSDVQRKALEKMFQKQKYISKPDRKKLASKLGLKDSQVKIWFQNRRMKWRNSKERELLSSGGCREQTLPTKANPHPDLSDVGKKSSAEEEEEEEERQFVRVAGSSISSPSLCSKHSDFSESDEEEITVS; from the exons ATGATGATCCCCAGTGTGATCGCGCCTCCAGCCTTCTACCCGGGCCTGTACCGCCCCGCGGCTGCGCACACGCTGCCCTCCGCGCTGCACCACACGCTGCCCTCCGCCTTCCACAGCCACTCCAGCTTCCTAGTGGAGGACCTGCTTCGGATAAGCCACCCAGCAGCCTTCATTAGCCGGACTGTCCCGTCAGCGAGTCCCGccaccaccacaaacaccaccGTCTCCTATGGTGCGCCAGCGGAACGCGCAATggccaccaccaccaccgctTTTACGCGCGACTCCTGCTCACCGAAAACCTCCAAGGACCCGAGTTTTCTCAAGTTTGGAGTGAGCGCCATCCTCGCACCTTCACCAAAGACTG CGTCCTCGCCCCCTTCACTCCACAGCCTGCACTCCAAGACGTTCCCGGTGCCCTGCTTTGACACAACATTTCACCCCTTCTTCCGGACACCCTATTTCCCAG CATCCTCCTCCGTCGTTCCTGTTCCCGGGACCTTTTCTTGGCCCCTGGCCGCCAGAGGGAAGCCCCGCAGAGGGATGCTGAGGAGGGCGGTGTTCTCCGACGTCCAGCGCAAAGCTTTGGAGAAAATGTTCCAGAAGCAGAAATACATCAGCAAACCCGACAGAAAGAAACTGGCCTCCAAACTGGGCCTGAAAGACTCCCAG GTGAAGATCTGGTTTCAGAAcaggaggatgaagtggaggaACTCAAAGGAACGGGAGCTGCTTTCATCTGGGGGGTGCAGAGAGCAGACCCTGCCCACCAAAGCCAACCCGCACCCGGACCTCAGTGACGTGGGCAAGAAGTCCTCCGccgaggaagaagaggaagaggaggaaaggcaGTTTGTGAGAGTGGCAGGGTCCAGCATTTCCTCTCCATCTCTGTGCAGTAAACACTCGGACTTCTCAGAGTCAGACGAAGAAGAAATAACAGTATCTTAA